CTCACATCTGCATGCCCATGTCACTCAGAGCTGTTGATGGAGCTAAGTAGGGCcttaggtggtggtggtttagttgctaagttgtgtctgactcttgcaatcccatgaactgtagcctgccaggcttctctgtctatgggatttgccaggtgagaatactggagtgggttgccatttccttctccagagcatcttcccgacgcaggaatcgaacccagatctcctgcattgcaggcagattctttactgactgagctatgagggaaggccCTTAGGGCCTTAGGCAAACCCCCAACTGCAAAGTAAGGGATGGAGGTTTGACTGTAGGGGACGTTTTGTATAGTCAGAGTTCTGAGACCAGAGAGAAAGGAGCCCAAGCTGAGGTGGGCTGTCTTTTCCCCCTAAGATAGTGGCCCTCACCCTCCCCAAGCAGTGCCTTTGGCTCAGGGCCTTTCCAGAATTAGGGCCAAGCACCTGGGGACCACGAGGGTCCTTTTAGTTTGGTCCCTGACTGGGCAGCATGCCTGTGAATCAGCAGCTTGCCTTTTTGTGAAGGTGCATGTCACATTGACAGCTTTTGTTTTAGAACCATCCTGGGACAAACCCGAGTTGACTgtgatataaaaggaaaaaaaaaaaaaacctttgatgCATagttggattcaatttgctaattttatttaggattttctttcattgttcatAAATGAACTTGgttcacattttccttttcttgtgctAGTCTTATCTGCTTTAAGAATCAAGATCATGCTCACTTCATACGATGAGTTTCCCGgttttcctccttcttcctcaCCCCTCTTTTAGCTCTTTGATGGTGGAATGATATTTGTCATGGGCTTTGGATCTTATAAAAACACACCCCCAGAGTCTGCGTGCTTGGCAGGGGACTTGGCGCAGACAAGAAAACAGACACCTCTTTTCCATGTTTGTAGTCTGTGTTGGCTTATTTATGGGGCTCTTGCTACTTCTGGGACTGCTCTGTGGGGAGCTAGCCCATTCCCCCGAGGAAGAGGCCTGCGAGGTGGGGTAGGGGGAGCCTGGGCCGGTGCAGGGGGGCTGTGCCCGGGAAGGGAGCCTGGGGCCCCAGCACACTGGGGCCAGGCCCCTGTGAAGCCGGAACTCAGCCTGATCCTCCCCAGGCAGGCACCATGTTccgcaagaaaaagaagaaacgcCCTGAGATCTCAGCCCCACAGAACTTCCAGCACCGCGTGCACACCTCCTTCGACCCCAAAGAAGGCAAGTTCGTGGGCCTCCCCCCACAATGGCAGAACATCCTGGACACACTGCGGCGACCCAAGCCCGTGGTAGACCCTTCACGCATCACCCGGGTGCAGCTCCAGCCCATGAAGGTgaggtgtgggggggggggggggtgagtgCGGAGGGTGGGGTTCAGACCATCCCTCTCCACTGAGGGTAGCTGGCAGGACCACCCAGGCACCTGAGGAAACACCTGATGACCAGCTATCAGTTAGTTACCTTGTTTTCTTTCCCTGCTAATCagcctcttctcttctccctagGGAAAAGGAGTCTGGTTTGAAGGGGGAGGGGTATCCCTACCCACAGGGTGGGAGGggtgccagatttagcaaataaagatACAGGAGGCCCAATAAAATTTGAGTTTCAGATAACAGTGAACAATCTTTAAGTATGTCCCAAAGCAATGTTTGGACCTGGGGCTCTCACAGGCCAAGGGGATTATTGCGTTGTGTAGGTCAGGACATAACGTGATGAAGAGCCTGATGGGGGTTGGGGTCAGGGCCCTGGCGGGGTTTGGAGGCCACGAAGCCCATGTGTGTGGAGGAGAGCCCTAGCCTGGAGCCTGTCCCCCCGGAGACCTCTGTGTGCCCCCCCCAGAAGACCACAGATAGAGCTGGAGAATGGCAGCGGGCCCCAGGCAGGGTCTGAAGTCCCACCAGCTCCCCAGGCTCAGCCACCCACACCATCAGGCATTCTGGATTAAACACTATGGTTACTCACCTGTCTGCCCTGCCAGACTGCAGCGCTCTTGAGCCCATGAGAATGAACTTTCTTCCTGTATGCCCACCCCAGCACCGGCCTGGCCCTCTGTGAGCCCTGGTAAGGGACTGAAAAATTAAGGAGCAGGTAGATGATGCAGCAAGCAAGGTCCTCAGgtgttcctcctcctccagacCCCCCTCTCTAACCTgacccccaccctccaccatgAACAGGAGGCTCACCACACTCTTTCTCCACCCCTCCTGCAGACGGTGGTGCGGGGCAGCTCAGTGCCCACAGACGGCTACATCTCTGGGCTGCTTAACGACATCCAAAAGTTGTCGGTCATCAGTTCCAACACCCTGCGTGGCCGCAGCCCCACCAGCCGGCGGCGGgcacagtccctggggctgctggGGGATGAGCAGTGGGCTGCTGACCCGGACATGTACCTTCAGAGCCCCCAGTCTGAGCGCAGCGACCCCCACGGACTCTACCTCAGTTGCAACGGGGGCGCACCAGCAGGACGCAGGCAGGTGCCGTGGCCCGAGCTGCAGAGCCCACGGGTCCTTCCCAACGGACTGGCCGCCAAAGCACAGTCCCTGGGCCCTGCTGAGTTCCAGGGTGCCACACAGCGCTGCCTGCAGCTGGCTACCTGTATGCAGAGTTCCCCCACTGGGACCTCACCCCCAACGGCCACGGGCAGGCGTGGGACCAAGACTGCCAGGCGTGGCCCCGAGGAGGCCCGGCCGCAGTCCTGCCTGGTGGCCTCAGCCACGGGCAGGCCTGGTGGGGAGGGCAGCCCCAGCCCTAAGACCCAGGAGAGCAGCCTGAAGCGCAGGCTGTTCCGAAGCATGTTCCTGTCTGCTCCTGCCACGGCCCCTCCAAGCAGCAGCAAGCCAGGCCCTCCAGCGCAGAGCAAGGTAGGTCAGGCCGGGGCCCCCACTCTCACCAGGGTAGGCAGCTGGGCCCACTGCATCCACTGGGGACACAGACCCTGCCCGCCTTTCCTGCTTACATGGTCGGGTTGGGGGAAGGCAACAGATCGTCAGCTGAGGATTCTACCCTGAACCAGCTGAGCGCTCCTCCTCCAAAGGCTTAGCACGTGTGGGTCAGAGGTTGCAAGCCAGGTCACTTTGCAGAGGCTTCTGAGGGGCTCCAGGATGCCCCAAATGACACTCCTGCCCTCTGGGGTGTGTCTAGGCAAACCGCACAGGGAGGCAGGTACGCCCCCTGAAAAAGCAGCATTTTTAACCACAAGCCCAGACCCTCCCCTGTCCCCAGTGCTCAGcaccccccacccaggccccagcagAAGTAGGTGCTCTAGGACTTAGGGGGCAGGGTCTCTCTGGCTCTCTCTTCTCAGATCTTCTTTTGGCCTCAACCCCCTGCTTGTCCCAGGGCTCTCCTGAGGTCAGGCACAGCCTCCCTGTGCTGCTTCTCCCATAGGCATTCAGAAATGCTCGCGTTAGCCCTTCCCTAGTGAGGATTTCTtcctcctcactccctcccttcctcccctccttcctgcctACCCTTTTTCTAGTGGTTGTTGCTCTGTTTAacatttctataattatttttttctcatattgtgTGCCATATGAAAAGCTAGAGGATTGAATTTGCCTGGGTCTGGGAGCATCGGGAAAACCAACATTCAGCATGTGTGACAGTATCAAATGCACacatttttcttgttaaaaaggaaacagtgaaggaagCCCTAATGGTGACATTTCTTGGCAGGCAGAGGAGAATGCTTTGGCTTCTTCCATACCCAGTGACACCCCGTCCGTGGTGACAGTAACATCCTTTCCCATTTGGCAGATGAGAAGACTGACTCAAAGAGTcagccaggggtggggggcccaCTGGGCTCACACCTCCTGCTCATGAAGGCCTTTTCACGAAGGCATCTTTTAGCTCCTTCCTGAGGGACAGACAGAAATGAGCTTAGGCTGCAGCAcaagcttgttgttgtttagtcacccagtcatgtctgactctttgcaaccttgtggactgcagcccaccaggctcttctgtccatgggatttcccagacaagaatactggagtgggttgccatttccttctccaggggatcttccagacccagggatcaacgtgtctcctgcttggcaggcaggttctttagcccTGAGTCACTAGCAAAGCCCACGAGGATTGTAGTTCAGATCTAAGAAATAACCACCACAGCAGCATGAGTGACAGAGTCTCCCCTCCCAGAGGGCGCCTGTGTGTCCCGCCTGAGCATGGGGGACAGCGGGGTTGGGAGTGACCTGGACCCTCAACCCCTTCTCAGTCACTGCCAGCCAGAGGCGATCTGGGCTTTGTGCCCTCCAGccgcccgcccccccaccccgggacAAAGGACAGTGGGCTGGGATCCTCTGCAGGGTTCTGTTTTGGGGAGAAACAGATGAGATGTGGCTTGATATGTTGTGTGAGAAAACATGAGTGCCTGTGAGCGGGTAGAGGGGTGTGGAAGGCTGTGTCCCAGGAGAGACATTCCCCAGAAAACTAAGGAAGGAGCAGGACAGTGCATACCACCAGAAAATGCACTTAGAGGGTCCTGATGGAgcagggggatggtttcagggaTGTGGAGAATGGGGGTGTCAAAACTGGCATGTATGGCCCAGGGCTCGCTCCCGCACCCCACAGCAGGGGGCCAGGCCATCCCCCATCTCTGCACACTTTACCAGGCACCTACTGTGGGCTGCtgctgcagggggtgcagggtcTCCCCTGTACCTGTGGAGGCAGGTGGCGCTTGTCTGGCACTCAGAGACACCACAGTTCCCAATCTGGCCCCCTGGGCACACCCTTCTGGACAGATGTTCTCAAGCCAGGCCCCTAAAAGGCAGGGCCAAGACTGCCCCTGAGCCACTCTGGGTCCAGGCTTCTCAACCTTGTACCGCTGACGTTTGTATCAGATAATCCTTTGTGGTAGGGACTCTCCTGTGTATTGAAGGATATTCAGGAGCATCTCCGGTCTCTACCCTCTGGATGCTAGTGGCATCCCTCAGATGGGACAACCTCAAATTCCTCTAGACATTGCCAAGTGttcctcaagggaaaaaaatcaccccCAGTTGAGAACTACTGCCCTCAGCTCTTGTACACTTGGCCTGCAGTCACTCACTTTGACCAGAGAGCAAAAGAGGACCCCaagaagggacagggaggccaagGAGGTAAGACAGAGCTTGAGCGATTTAGCAGTGGTCCCACTTAGTGGCAGAAAGGCCGAGTCAGAAAGACCTCAGCAATCAGCAAACCTGGCTTAAATAGCTGCTGTGTATCATGTACTCCATTATATGCCAAGTCCCCCAGTCACACCACTGCACAGGGCTGAAGTCGGCTTCCTACTGAGTGACtctaagcaagttacttaacctctctgagcctatttcctcatctacaaatgTAGATAATAATATTACCCATGGCTTAATAAAACAATCCACAGGGCCatgagcattaaatgagataaggCACTTAATGCCCTTGTTAAAGTGGTAAGCCCTCTGTAAATggctttattatttcttaaatattatgaGATGGCCTCTGCCTGTGCAGCCCTGACAGAACAGCCTCCTGAGCCCACAGCTGGAGAGCCCGACCCCGTCACCACAGCCTGGGAAGGGAACGTGCAGCAGTGTTGTAACTCCACGAATGACTCTTCTTTCTAGTGGCTTCCTGCCCTGCGAGAGGCCTCACACAAGTAATTCCAGAATTAATCCAGAGACCTTAATTAATTCCACGTTTTGTTGCCCTTTCGCTTTCTTGGAGTGCTTTAACAAGCTTCACTCCGTCCTTTCTGGTGGCTCTGTGAGGTAGAAGCTCCCTCCTTGTGGAGACCGGCAGCAAAGCCCACAAAGGGACACTTGGGACCCCCTCCTCAGCCCCTCTGCGTGGCCTGTCCCCACCCTCCCCGTGTCCACACATCCTCAGAGCAGAGAGCTTGTGCAGGAGGCTGAGAGGCCGGAAGGAATGGGAAACTGTCTCACTGCCTTCCTTAGAGATCCAGGGTGGAGAGAGGTCAAAGGCTGAGAAGATAACGTTGAGGGCAACTTGAGGAGCTTTTCACGTCCCCAAGCTCTGCCCAGCCCCACACCAATGCTGCTCATTTTCTATATTAAATCCGCCTTGGCCAGCAGGCAGCCTTTTTACAGAGCCTTGGGCGTTGCTTCTGGGTGACAGCGTGTGGTACTTCTGTTCCTGGTTGTGGCCCCACAGCTTCAGTGGTGGCCACGCCCTCCCCTCCCCGAGTCCCAGCACCCCCATGGGCTCCCTGCAGCCATGGAATCACAGAGCACCTCAAATTGCGGTTCAAGGTTCCTCCCACCTCAAAACCCAGTTCtagtgtgttagctgctcagtcatgtctgactcaacgagaccccatggaccaggcttctctgtccgtggaattctccaggccagaatactggagtgggttgccatttcctcctccaggagatcttccttacccagggattgaacccgggtctccagggccttgttaaaatgcagagtccCTGCTCTTGGAACCTACTGAGGCCATTCCCAAGGCCCAGGATTCTGCATTTTATCCAGCTCCCCAGATCGAAGGAAACaggggctcagagagggggaCCGGCCTAGGATTCATGCAGGTTAGAGCAGAGCAAGCCCAGAATCCGGGTCCTTTCCTGAACTCAGCTGGAGGTCCCACTGCTTCACCACAACAGGCTAGGGAAAGGCAGCTGAGGGTTGGGTACTGGCAGGGACATGGGACAGTCTACCTACGTGCTCCCCAGGCCGGGGTGGAGTGGTCTCAGCAGTCCCAGGAGGGACTGCTCCTTCACCTCAAGGACTGAGCTGAAGCCAGGCATGGCCTGCCGGAGGCTGGAGCACACCCAGTGGGCacgtggggctggggctggcagAGCAGCCACAGCAGTGGCATCGCGCACTTGCTCAACCCTAGGCCAGGCCAAGCTAgggattggggtgggggctgAAGAGGTTGAGAAGGCTCTGGCTGAGCCTGGTAGGACCCAAGGCCCAGATTGACACAGCCCAGCTCAAGCTGAGTGCTTAAGTCGATTCTCTGGACGCTGACTCAGTTGTGAGGATGAGGGAGGGCCAGCACCCTCTAGGCACCTAGACAAACTGTCTATGAGATGGACTATGAGATGTTCTTGGAAGGTCCCTTTGCAGCTCCTCAAGTGTCCCCCAATAGGTCACTTTGGGGGATGACCCTCCCAGGTGCCCCTGGGAGGTGTTGTGTTGTACCTTACCAGCTTCTTGGGAAAACCCAAGGATGGGACCCTTTCTTGCTGGGGCTGCCAGGAGGGCTGGAACTGTGAAGGGCTCACTGGGGGCCCAGTCTGCACTCAGTTCCACCTTCTCTCCCTACCTCCCCGCCAGAGATCAGAAACATGGGCCCCCTGACCTCTCTTCCTTTTAGGGGTATAGATCACCCAGAGGGGCTGCTCCAGGGGGCCCTTAGGAAACCTCTCACCCCGGCCCCAAGGCTTGTGTTTGGCCGGACCTACCCTCCTGACTCCACATCTCTCTAGCACCAAATCCCCAGTCCAGGGGACACCCAaggaccccccgcccccaggtaACATGTGCTGTGTGTCTCACAGCACAGACACGCAGACTCCGCATGGTCAGGAATGAGCAGGACTATCAGACCTCGACTGGGACTTTCCTTCCCTGCCCTGGGAGTCAGTCACAGCTGCACTGCTGCGTCCCCCACCCGATGCCCAGGGCCTCTTCTGCCCACCTGAGCCCTTGGGTGGGAGAGACACAGCTGTGGATGCCTCTGACCCAGATTCCCTGTGCAGCCCCATAGCACACAGCAGGGATGGCCTCCTGGTGGCCTCCCTGGGGTCTGACTGTCCATCACCCAGGGAAGAAACACCCAGCCCAGGACACTCCAGGGACCTGACTTTGTCTTCCCAGGAGGGGTAAAGTGGATATAAACAGCTGTTATTTTTTCTGCTCACGTGGGAACACTGGAGGTTGGCTTCTCAAGCAGGACTATGGTTTGATTGCAGTTCCATTTGAAAATCTTTGCTTGAGGCACCCTCCCATATTCATCTGATGCCCTGCCTGACCCTACACTTGTCCAGAGGTCACAGCGGTCACCCCCTGTCCCTGGGAACGGTGCGCCAAGTGCTCTCACAGCCaacatttctttctgtttctttctacaGCCCAGCTCCTCCTTCAGACCGGCACTGAAAGGCGGCCCCCCCAGCCTGGTAGCCAAGGCCCAGTCCTTGCCCTCAGACCAGCCCGTGGGGCCTTTCAGCCCTCTGACCACCTTGGATACCAGCAGCCCCCAGAAGTCCCTCCGCGCGGCCCCAGCCGCCGGCCCTCCTCCAGGCCGCTCTTCCCCCGCGGGGTCCCCCCGCACCCGGCATGCCCAGATCAGCACCAGCAACCTGTACCTGCCCCAAGACCCCGCAGTGGCCAAGGGTGCCCTAGCAGGCGAGGACACAGGCGTTGTGACGCACGAGCAGTTCAAGGCTGCGCTCAGGATGGTGGTGGACCAGGGTGACCCGCGGCTGCTGCTGGACAGCTACGTGAAGATTGGCGAGGGCTCCACGGGCATCGTCTGCCTAGCCCGGGAGAAGCACTCGGGCCGCCAGGTGGCCGTCAAGATGATGGACCTCAGGAAGCAGCAGCGCAGGGAGCTGCTCTTTAacgaggtgggaggagagggtgtggCGGGCGTGTGGCGGGTCAGTGATGGACCTCCcggagcaggggctctggggagAGTGCTGGCACTCAGGCATCCCCTCCTGGCTCCAGGTGGTGATCATGCGGGACTACCAGCACCTCAACGTGGTGGAGATGTACAAGAGCTACCTGGTGGGCGAGGAGCTGTGGGTGCTTATGGAGTTCCTGCAGGGCGGGGCCCTCACGGACATTGTCTCCCAAGTCAGGTGGGCAGCTGGGAGGGCGGGACCCCGGCACTGGCTGCCCCACTACTGCCCTGGCAGGGCCGTCAGGTAGCCTGAGTCCCAGATGATTGAGGTACCTGTCACGTTGTCCCGAGCCACCCTCCCCACGACCATCAGCCTGGGTAAACCAACCTGGGGGGTCTTAGGGGAGTGGGGAAGACACTGGGTCTCCAGCCTGGGCCCAGGCCCATTTCCACCAGGGCTCTGGCCTGACTCGGCTCCCCCACACATTGCCCAGGAGCTATGGGGCCCAGTATTGGGGCACCCACTCTGCCCAGCCCCTCTGCCCGGTCGCCCTGCCAAAGCTAACATTCTCTTTTGCTGGTGGCCATGCCTTGTACATCCAGGCTGAATGAGGAGCAGATCGCCACCGTGTGCGAGGCTGTGCTACAGGCCCTGGCTTACCTGCACGCCCAGGGTGTCATCCACCGGGACATCAAGAGCGACTCCATCCTGCTGACTCTCGACGGCAGGGTAAGCCCTGCCCACCCTGGCAcacccaccacccccctcccGGCTCCCTCACCTCTCACTCCCTTTCCTGCCTGTCACCCTAACTCCAGGTGAAACTCTCGGACTTCGGGTTCTGTGCACAGATCAGCAAAGATGTCCCTAAGAGGAAGTCCCTGGTGGGAACCCCCTACTGGATGGCTCCAGAAGTGATCTCCAGGTCTCTGTATGCAACTGAGGTAACCACTCTCTCCAGCCCCCAGTCCTCCCAGAAGGGCTTGGAGACACATGGTTCTTCTACTTGTGGTCCTCCCCAAAGCCTCCCACCAAAGATTGCCCCCGGTTCTTAGGTTCCCGCTTGGTCAGTGCTGTCCACTGGCCCCTTTTGGTTGGTTCTTCTCTGTTCTATGACTTTGCTGCCACAAGCTGGCCCCCCAAATGCTCTCCCCCAAGCTCAAGGGCAGGTCGGGATGTGCCCGAAGCTCAAgggcaggccaggcttccctgtgtgtgATGGCCTTTCTAAGAGAGTGGCTGACAGCTTGACCCTAACAGTCAGTGGTCACTGAAGCAGGGCACTGGGTGGGTGGCCAGGAAGGAAGGCAACTCAACAGGTAGACCTGGGACCAGCCGCTCCTCTCCGCCTGTAGCACGCTGCTCACTACCAAGGGGCCAGACTCCGGCCAGTGGAATCAGGGACATTCTCCTCTTGCAGGTAGATATCTGGTCTCTGGGCATCATGGTGATTGAGATGGTGGATGGAGAGCCCCCCTACTTCAGTGACTCCCCGGTGCAAGCCATGAAGAGGCTCCGGGACAGCCCCCCACCCAAGCTGAAGAACTCCCACAAGGTCAGTCAGCACACAGGTGTGAGCCTGCAGGCCCTGTTCTTCCTGAGGCTTCAAGGACCAGAGCCTGGCTCTCAGGACCAGCTGTACCTGGGTGTGGAGCCTAGTCACAACCTCTTACAGTCACTCTGACAAGTTTCCACCTGCAGGCAATGACAGGGGCCgaagaaaaagaagcaaggcTGTGGGAAACCCTGATGTCCTGGAAAAGAATCTAGAGAAGCTAACTGAGCAGGAACCCCCTCTATCCCATGTGTTGGGGAGCCATACCACAGCACATGTTCCCAGTCCATCACAGAGAATTGGCTTGCCCTCCCCGTCAGTGTATATCCTAACCACATCTAAGCCAGTTTCCCCTTCAAACcaatgttcatgtgtgtgtgtgtgtgcgtgtgtgtgtgtgtgtgtgcgcgcgcgtgcgccTGTTGAACCTTTTTCTGCCTAATCCACCCCAACCCCCAGTCCTTACCTGTGGGTACCCCCTGCTGGTGGCCAGCTCAACACAGAGCTGCAAAATGGCACTGCCCTCTGGTGGCCCGAGTAAGAAATGTCCCAGAGGGTTGAAGCCGGGTGCCTAAATGGCAAAATGGTTTCATAGCCCAGCTGGATGAGAGGACAGACAGGAAATACTTTGAGACAAATGGTCCTTAGAGCCTGCACTCCTGACCCCTAAACTAGCGGATAGTTCTAATTAGCTAATTCCCCAGAGGATACAGCTTTCTGTAACAGCCTAAgactcagtttcagttcagtcgctcagtcgtgtctgattctttgcgaccccatgaatcgcagcacaccaggcctccctgtccatcacaaactcccggagtttacccaaactcatgcccatcgagttggtgttgccatctagccatctcatcctttgtcgtccccttctcctcctgcccccagtccctcccagcatcagggtcttttccaacgagtcaactctttgcatgaggtggccaaaggattggagtttcagcttcagcattagtccttccaatgaacacccagcactgatctcctttaggatggactggttggatctccttgcagtccaagggactctcaagagtcttctccaacaccacagttcaaaagcatcaatttttcggtgctcagctttcttcacagtccaactctcacatccatacatgaccactggaaaaaccatagccttgactagacgacctttgttggcaaagtaatgtctctgttttttaatatgctatctaggttggtcataactttccttccaaggagtaagcgtcttttaatttcatggctgcagtcaccatctgcagtgattttggagcccaaaaaaataaagtctgacactgtttccactgtctccccatctatttcccatgaggtgatgggaccagatgccatgatctcagttttctgaatgttgagctttaagccaactttttcactttcctctttcactttcatcaagaggctttttagttcctcttcactttctgccataagggtggtgtcatctgcatatctgaggttattgatatttctcccggcaatcttgattccagcttgtgcttcttccagcccagggcttctcatgatgtactctgcatataagttaaataagcagcctaAGACTCAGCCTTATCCTAAAATATTTCTCAGAATAAACTGAGGCAAGCCCTTGACTTAGACTCTAAGGCATCTTCTTTCCAGGTCTCACTTTGTTCTTTTCTAGTTTTCAAAACACTTCTTCATCCctgacctttttttctttaatcttcactAAAGCCCTATGTGAAAGACAAGGCAAGCAGATATTATCATtagcccattctacagatgagaaaactgagctgtAGAGAAAAGTACAACTTGTCAAGGGATCAGGGATAGACCCAG
The Cervus canadensis isolate Bull #8, Minnesota chromosome 6, ASM1932006v1, whole genome shotgun sequence genome window above contains:
- the PAK6 gene encoding serine/threonine-protein kinase PAK 6; this encodes MFRKKKKKRPEISAPQNFQHRVHTSFDPKEGKFVGLPPQWQNILDTLRRPKPVVDPSRITRVQLQPMKTVVRGSSVPTDGYISGLLNDIQKLSVISSNTLRGRSPTSRRRAQSLGLLGDEQWAADPDMYLQSPQSERSDPHGLYLSCNGGAPAGRRQVPWPELQSPRVLPNGLAAKAQSLGPAEFQGATQRCLQLATCMQSSPTGTSPPTATGRRGTKTARRGPEEARPQSCLVASATGRPGGEGSPSPKTQESSLKRRLFRSMFLSAPATAPPSSSKPGPPAQSKPSSSFRPALKGGPPSLVAKAQSLPSDQPVGPFSPLTTLDTSSPQKSLRAAPAAGPPPGRSSPAGSPRTRHAQISTSNLYLPQDPAVAKGALAGEDTGVVTHEQFKAALRMVVDQGDPRLLLDSYVKIGEGSTGIVCLAREKHSGRQVAVKMMDLRKQQRRELLFNEVVIMRDYQHLNVVEMYKSYLVGEELWVLMEFLQGGALTDIVSQVRLNEEQIATVCEAVLQALAYLHAQGVIHRDIKSDSILLTLDGRVKLSDFGFCAQISKDVPKRKSLVGTPYWMAPEVISRSLYATEVDIWSLGIMVIEMVDGEPPYFSDSPVQAMKRLRDSPPPKLKNSHKVSPVLRDFLERMLVRDPQERATAQELLDHPFLLQTGLPECLVPLIQLYRKQTSNC